The following proteins come from a genomic window of Pseudomonas cichorii:
- a CDS encoding ATP-dependent nuclease, which translates to MHIETVWVRNFRRLKDTRIDLASDISIFVGANNSGKTSAAHALQLFTSASKDRFTLHDFSSECWDAINAFGEGADGVELPTISLDIWFCVTPADLHRVVDLLPSLDWQGSRVGIRVELAAADAGLLRSSFQEARASARHAQLQPAGEGVAQEDMEPAIAQDGYNPRPRDLCDFIADTVGDRLRRDFELRYYILDSAGFDTEFKQLDGYVPLRLVPDKGRSGRDVLGSLVKVDCLHAQRHLSDSNAGSRSEDLSRCLSRFYERNLEKRGEDYDAQRALYQSESLLNDHLERVFGPTLERLADLGYPGVNNPRLLIKTALNPATILSSHEGARVHYALGALGAAEVTATLPDRYNGLGFKNLIYMVVELLDVHGRWLDIEENRPPLHLIFIEEPEAHLHAQLQQVFIRKVLDILAVPEEDSPYCTSQLVVSTHSPHVLYERGFKPIRYFRRVADAGIQQSQVLSMAAFYEAAVDPNDPNDRTRDFLERYLRLTHCDMFFADAAILVEGNVERLLMPQMIAKAAPRLQSNYLSVLDVGGAFGHRFKGLIDFLGLTSLIVTDIDSVSPPAAGALAANGELPVDEDPADAEPDDNEDAEEAEARRKGRKACMVHEAGALTSNQTLIKWLPGHTTIDDLLAATAEQRTQLRDEEGGALVRVAYQTPVAVVWGGATQVRTGRTLEEAFALQNLTWTQHLDRKDLGLRIKGSNNLEIAGIAERLYRKVKSSSFRKTDFALGLLAQEPSAWTVPNYISDGLRWLEDLVAPPPPAVAEAEAPLNGGEV; encoded by the coding sequence ATGCATATTGAGACCGTTTGGGTGCGTAATTTCCGTCGTCTGAAGGACACTCGCATCGATCTGGCGTCCGATATTTCAATATTCGTCGGGGCCAACAACAGCGGTAAAACATCTGCGGCGCACGCTTTGCAGCTTTTTACCTCAGCTTCGAAGGATCGATTTACCCTCCATGATTTCAGCTCAGAGTGCTGGGATGCCATCAACGCTTTCGGAGAAGGGGCGGACGGAGTCGAACTGCCAACCATCTCCCTCGACATCTGGTTTTGCGTCACGCCAGCCGATCTGCATCGAGTTGTAGATCTGCTACCTAGCCTAGATTGGCAAGGTAGCCGGGTTGGTATTCGAGTGGAGCTCGCAGCAGCAGATGCCGGCCTTCTGAGAAGCAGTTTCCAAGAAGCACGGGCCAGCGCACGGCATGCTCAGTTGCAGCCTGCAGGGGAAGGCGTGGCACAGGAAGACATGGAGCCAGCCATTGCGCAAGACGGGTACAACCCGCGACCGCGTGACCTTTGTGACTTCATTGCAGACACCGTAGGTGACAGACTACGGCGTGATTTCGAATTGCGGTACTACATACTCGATAGCGCCGGATTTGACACTGAGTTTAAACAGCTTGATGGTTACGTGCCTCTACGCTTGGTTCCTGATAAGGGTCGCAGTGGCAGGGATGTGCTGGGTAGCTTGGTAAAGGTCGACTGTTTACATGCCCAGCGTCACCTGTCCGACTCCAATGCTGGATCTCGATCCGAAGATCTCTCCCGCTGTTTGAGTCGTTTCTATGAACGGAACCTTGAGAAGCGCGGCGAGGATTATGACGCTCAGCGCGCACTATACCAGTCCGAGAGTCTGCTGAATGACCACCTGGAACGTGTCTTCGGTCCCACTTTGGAGCGTTTGGCCGATCTGGGCTATCCCGGGGTCAACAATCCTCGGCTGCTGATCAAGACTGCATTGAACCCTGCGACCATTCTGAGTAGCCATGAAGGGGCACGTGTGCACTACGCGCTCGGCGCTCTCGGAGCAGCAGAGGTCACGGCAACCTTGCCTGATAGGTACAACGGCCTAGGTTTCAAGAACCTGATTTATATGGTTGTTGAACTGCTCGATGTTCACGGTCGATGGTTGGACATTGAGGAAAACCGCCCACCGCTCCACCTGATATTCATAGAAGAGCCGGAGGCGCATCTTCATGCTCAGTTGCAGCAGGTTTTCATTCGGAAAGTGTTAGACATCCTCGCCGTGCCCGAGGAAGACAGCCCATATTGCACCAGCCAGCTTGTAGTCTCGACGCACTCGCCTCACGTCCTTTACGAGCGAGGCTTTAAACCTATTCGATATTTTCGGCGAGTAGCGGATGCCGGCATACAGCAATCTCAAGTGCTCAGCATGGCAGCTTTTTATGAGGCGGCCGTAGATCCTAACGACCCAAATGACCGCACTAGGGATTTTCTTGAGCGATATCTCAGGCTAACGCACTGCGACATGTTCTTCGCTGATGCGGCCATTTTGGTTGAAGGGAACGTCGAGCGGCTGCTGATGCCGCAAATGATTGCTAAAGCTGCACCTCGACTTCAGTCGAACTATTTGAGCGTTTTAGATGTGGGTGGCGCGTTCGGACATCGATTCAAAGGCCTCATTGATTTCTTGGGGCTCACTTCTCTGATCGTGACCGACATTGACAGTGTTTCTCCGCCTGCAGCGGGCGCTTTAGCCGCAAACGGCGAGTTGCCGGTTGATGAGGATCCAGCGGATGCAGAGCCTGACGACAATGAGGACGCGGAGGAGGCTGAAGCGAGACGTAAAGGGCGCAAGGCGTGCATGGTTCATGAAGCCGGGGCTCTTACTTCAAACCAGACGTTGATCAAGTGGCTGCCTGGGCACACCACGATTGACGATCTGCTGGCTGCGACTGCCGAACAGCGCACTCAACTCCGAGACGAAGAAGGCGGCGCCCTTGTACGCGTTGCTTACCAGACACCAGTAGCGGTGGTGTGGGGCGGAGCGACTCAGGTGAGGACAGGCAGGACGTTGGAGGAAGCGTTTGCACTGCAAAATCTAACCTGGACGCAGCATCTGGACCGCAAGGATCTCGGCCTACGTATCAAGGGTTCCAACAATCTGGAAATCGCAGGTATTGCGGAGCGCCTTTACCGTAAGGTCAAAAGCTCAAGTTTTCGTAAAACTGATTTCGCTCTCGGGCTGCTGGCTCAAGAGCCGTCGGCATGGACGGTGCCAAATTACATTTCGGACGGTCTTCGTTGGTTGGAGGATCTGGTCGCCCCGCCACCGCCCGCAGTAGCTGAGGCGGAGGCGCCTCTCAACGGGGGTGAGGTATGA
- a CDS encoding nucleoside hydrolase, protein MSAQPLTHLLIDTDVDFDDYMAISYLLKHHAVKVEGITVTGVGAVHLSHGVENVSNFLTLFDDPEIERIPVVTGFQRPMVYSNTFPFETRQASDQHYDAPFPRKNLNPTRTDAVAFLRDTLKNAEHKFTVLMIGGGTTWGHMFQQAQNDNALQDLLRSKIDRIVMMGGNLLPQYVQPGAGGNIIDALGDTPYYTNKVAEWNIFLDPLASQYVFNGGIPVQLVALNACNQILIDRDFLRGLSSIHDPVAQFLTNVLQSSTIAPGIGTYLYFWDPLAAIAITDPRFLQFTRYGLLVEQDLNEEQDTSGKLIPDDSGAPVDVALGTSPGFVLSLYLDTLAGKSAEATA, encoded by the coding sequence ATGTCGGCACAACCCCTCACGCACCTGCTTATAGATACCGATGTCGATTTCGACGACTACATGGCCATCTCGTATTTGCTCAAGCATCATGCGGTAAAGGTCGAAGGCATCACAGTGACAGGGGTGGGCGCTGTTCACTTGAGTCACGGTGTTGAAAACGTCAGTAACTTCCTCACGCTGTTCGATGACCCAGAGATAGAGCGCATCCCCGTTGTCACTGGTTTTCAGCGGCCCATGGTGTACAGCAATACCTTTCCTTTTGAAACACGCCAGGCATCGGATCAACATTACGACGCTCCGTTTCCGCGGAAAAACCTGAATCCCACACGGACCGATGCGGTCGCGTTCTTAAGGGATACATTGAAAAACGCCGAGCATAAATTTACCGTATTAATGATCGGTGGCGGCACGACCTGGGGGCATATGTTTCAGCAGGCTCAAAACGATAACGCATTACAAGATTTGTTGCGTAGCAAAATAGATCGCATCGTGATGATGGGGGGTAATTTGTTGCCGCAATACGTCCAGCCTGGCGCGGGCGGTAATATTATCGACGCCTTGGGCGACACGCCCTACTACACCAATAAAGTTGCCGAATGGAACATCTTCCTGGATCCGCTTGCTAGCCAATATGTCTTTAATGGCGGGATTCCAGTGCAATTGGTTGCGCTGAACGCTTGTAACCAGATCCTCATTGATCGGGATTTCCTGCGAGGGCTTTCCAGCATTCACGACCCGGTTGCTCAATTCCTCACAAACGTGCTGCAAAGCTCGACCATAGCCCCCGGTATAGGCACCTATCTGTATTTTTGGGACCCCTTGGCGGCCATTGCGATAACCGACCCTCGGTTTCTCCAATTTACCCGCTATGGCCTGTTGGTCGAGCAAGATCTGAACGAAGAACAGGATACCAGCGGGAAGTTGATTCCGGATGACTCTGGCGCTCCAGTCGACGTAGCCCTAGGAACGTCACCAGGGTTCGTCTTGTCGCTTTATCTGGACACCCTTGCCGGGAAGTCGGCCGAGGCCACGGCTTAA
- a CDS encoding DUF6124 family protein has translation MKKVTPDPPPSSLEESLLYVSDLLRCAAATAYESGDSLNGPKRDLAFSVVHLIGMARSELDRSLERVEVR, from the coding sequence ATGAAAAAAGTAACGCCCGACCCACCGCCGTCTTCTCTCGAAGAATCCCTGCTATACGTCTCCGACCTGCTGCGCTGCGCAGCCGCCACCGCCTACGAATCCGGCGACAGCCTCAATGGCCCGAAACGTGATCTGGCTTTTTCTGTTGTGCATCTGATTGGCATGGCCAGGAGTGAGCTGGATCGGTCGTTGGAGCGGGTGGAGGTGCGTTGA
- a CDS encoding DUF3509 domain-containing protein: MDNPFQMITDTFHPDYRVNLSIQGLDGSIMLTLSNEKGVVAKRLISAAQRNDPERLRRLIESVQFGIAIERGDSALKILTAMTDGVTLSQLPILTGGHWRPDRHEQTAGI; this comes from the coding sequence ATGGATAATCCTTTTCAGATGATCACCGATACCTTTCATCCCGATTACCGGGTGAATCTGAGCATCCAGGGACTGGATGGCAGCATCATGCTGACACTGTCGAACGAAAAGGGCGTAGTCGCCAAGCGCCTGATCAGCGCCGCCCAACGCAACGACCCCGAACGCCTGCGCCGCCTCATCGAAAGCGTGCAATTCGGCATCGCCATCGAGCGAGGCGACAGCGCCCTGAAAATCCTCACCGCCATGACCGATGGCGTCACCCTCAGCCAGTTGCCGATTCTTACGGGCGGTCACTGGCGACCAGATCGCCATGAGCAGACGGCGGGCATTTAA
- a CDS encoding sigma-70 family RNA polymerase sigma factor produces the protein MRDFSAADDDLVPDRRQQMTELYSDHHLWLQNWLRKKIGCSQRAADLAQDAFVRILMLAEPLNLKEPRAFLATTATRLLIDGTRRRKIERAYLDALTLHADEACTPNPEAIHVALQMLERIAQMLDGLPPRPRQAFLLHRLEGMTYSEIAIQLDVSSSMVKQYMASVMVHCYKTLHGSGHLS, from the coding sequence ATGCGCGACTTTTCCGCAGCTGATGACGACCTTGTGCCTGATCGTCGGCAGCAAATGACCGAGCTCTACAGTGACCACCATCTGTGGCTGCAAAACTGGCTGCGAAAAAAGATTGGGTGCTCGCAACGTGCTGCGGATCTGGCCCAGGACGCTTTCGTGCGTATCCTGATGCTGGCCGAACCGCTCAATCTCAAGGAGCCTCGGGCGTTTCTTGCCACCACTGCGACGCGCTTGCTGATCGATGGCACCCGGCGTCGCAAGATCGAGCGCGCCTACCTGGATGCGCTGACGCTGCATGCCGACGAGGCTTGTACGCCGAATCCCGAAGCCATTCATGTCGCGCTGCAGATGCTGGAGCGAATCGCGCAGATGCTTGACGGCTTGCCTCCCAGGCCGCGTCAGGCATTTTTGCTGCACCGCCTTGAGGGGATGACTTACAGCGAAATAGCCATTCAATTGGATGTGTCCTCCAGCATGGTCAAACAATACATGGCCAGCGTGATGGTGCATTGCTACAAGACACTGCACGGTTCGGGCCATCTCTCGTGA
- a CDS encoding FecR family protein: protein MSDVHEPGERMISEAASWLALMNDDAVSAADREAFDRWREADPRHALALSRMESLWGSFDELPGKPARVALRQTFPHSGVKTSYRGLQVLSLLGVLIGGWMSVEHLPIWMADQHTAIGERREFLLSDGSEVQLNSNSALDIKFDGRQREVELLRGELWVQVAKDAQRPFVVRTDQGTITALGTRFVVRRGPQGTTVSVLESAIAAKADSADVVKVATGQQALLKDGLVQMPKPIGNGDPSAWTRGVLKVDDRPLGEVLQTLADYRHGLLRFDSRALEGIRVSGLFRLDDTDAALAALSDNLPIRVERFTDLLIVVKPLP from the coding sequence GTGAGCGATGTGCACGAACCCGGCGAGCGGATGATCAGCGAAGCGGCCTCCTGGCTTGCATTGATGAATGACGATGCGGTGAGCGCGGCTGATCGTGAGGCCTTTGACAGGTGGCGCGAGGCGGACCCGCGACACGCTCTGGCGCTGTCACGCATGGAGTCCTTGTGGGGCAGTTTTGATGAATTACCGGGCAAGCCGGCTCGGGTGGCATTGCGTCAGACATTCCCGCATTCGGGGGTAAAAACCTCTTATCGAGGGTTACAGGTTCTCTCGCTGTTGGGCGTTTTGATCGGCGGCTGGATGAGTGTCGAGCACCTGCCGATCTGGATGGCCGATCAGCACACGGCCATCGGTGAGCGCCGCGAATTTCTGCTTTCCGATGGCAGCGAAGTTCAGCTCAACAGCAATTCGGCGCTGGATATAAAATTCGACGGACGGCAACGCGAGGTGGAATTGTTGCGCGGCGAATTGTGGGTTCAGGTTGCAAAGGATGCACAGCGCCCATTTGTGGTGCGCACCGATCAGGGCACCATCACGGCATTGGGGACGCGCTTTGTGGTGCGCCGTGGCCCGCAAGGGACAACGGTCAGTGTGCTGGAATCTGCCATTGCGGCCAAGGCCGATAGCGCGGATGTTGTGAAAGTTGCAACCGGCCAGCAGGCCTTGCTCAAGGACGGTCTGGTTCAGATGCCGAAGCCGATAGGCAACGGCGACCCATCGGCATGGACCCGTGGCGTGCTCAAGGTCGATGACCGGCCTCTCGGCGAAGTGCTGCAAACACTGGCCGATTATCGACATGGCTTGTTGCGTTTCGATTCCAGGGCTCTGGAAGGGATACGGGTTTCGGGGCTGTTCCGCCTTGATGACACCGACGCTGCGCTTGCAGCCTTGAGCGATAACCTGCCTATCCGCGTCGAGCGCTTTACTGACCTGCTGATCGTGGTCAAACCGCTGCCCTGA
- a CDS encoding HPF/RaiA family ribosome-associated protein, translating into MQIQVNSDNHIESSIRLEEWVRTTIESTLERYDEYVTRVEVHLSDENGEKPGPHDIRCQIEARPKGHQPISVTQKADTVDQAVDGAAAKLDHALEHLLGKLRSKRGGAPLPQDQDEDSVSPDALLEEEFLEKELEKEVARLG; encoded by the coding sequence ATGCAAATCCAGGTCAATAGCGATAATCACATCGAAAGCAGTATCCGACTGGAGGAGTGGGTTCGTACCACCATTGAAAGCACGCTCGAACGCTACGACGAATATGTAACCCGCGTCGAAGTTCACCTCAGTGATGAAAACGGCGAAAAGCCGGGTCCACATGACATCCGCTGCCAGATAGAGGCACGTCCAAAAGGCCACCAACCGATTTCCGTCACTCAAAAGGCCGATACCGTCGACCAGGCCGTTGATGGCGCAGCCGCAAAACTCGATCACGCCCTTGAGCACCTGTTGGGCAAACTGCGCAGCAAACGTGGCGGCGCACCACTGCCCCAAGATCAGGATGAAGATTCGGTCAGTCCGGACGCCCTGCTGGAGGAAGAATTTCTTGAGAAAGAACTGGAAAAGGAAGTCGCTCGACTGGGCTGA